One Plasmodium sp. gorilla clade G2 genome assembly, chromosome: 12 genomic window carries:
- a CDS encoding DNA gyrase subunit B, with amino-acid sequence MNVRFFKSLSLFIFFVKGVILVVQVGKANYANIHKKNNINIFNCLKRKYDKKLSSSVVNNHDKSLYESSFLKCYYLLDKYKKFNRKKIYGYINNVSPFPLGAENKKKKKSEHMNKRNIYPCYNYDAKDIVILEGLEAVRKRPGMYIGNTDVKGLHQILFEIIDNSVDEYNNFECNTIKVVIHKDDSVTIEDNGRGIPCDVHEKTKKSALETVLTVLHSGAKFFDDEMDDEVDNNMNNTGNTNTSEKNNSDNVSNSTNKRTKKNSKESSQKYKYSSGLHGVGLSVANALSSFMKVKVFRNNKIYSIELEKGNVTKELTITDCPVNKRGTQIHYKPDSSIFKSSTKHNSDLIKNRIHQLAYLNEKLTFYFYDERAENKNSISISKGNKSNEIIKNKKKNTSIDNENEDNKNNTLNDDVSNENMSENLANENIQITDYNNLDFYNYEIIKHEYGLNEYIGNITKNKTNLFKDNDKIISISCYHKNIYIDLRMKWLSNQYNENIISFVNNVNTTDGGTHVDALKYAVSRCVNYNIKKNEMAKNFVNIPGEYIREGLTAILSVKMNNPEFEGQTKTKLGSHHLKSILESVIFEKLSEIFDFEPNLLSSIYFKALQAKLSDEEAKAARDLIRSKNNQYSSTILPGKLVDCISDDISRNEIFIVEGDSAAGSAKQARNREIQAILPLKGKILNVEKIKNNKRIFENSELKSLITAIGLNVNYDNKNLKNNNILGSNKKGKNFKKKSDLKNSKLESTQNNNNTLNKKKDIFADNTLRYGKIIIMTDADVDGEHIRILLLTFLYRFQKEIIENGNVYVACPPLYKITYNKFYDNSIKDIVTKQFNVTTKQSKFIIHTYSDQELNNLLKLLDKDKLSSGQKNVQNKIKNKNMSSSDESLSENNEQNQINDIFVNEESSTDSFIDDSVLFNVSKKYEIQRFKGLGEMMADQLWNTTMDPTVRKLIRVTVDDAIRANDLIFSLMGEDSKLRKNFILENTNSLSE; translated from the coding sequence atgaacgtACGTTTTTTCAAGTCACTTTctcttttcatattttttgtgAAAGGTGTAATATTAGTTGTACAAGTAGGGAAAGCAAATTATGCAAACAttcataagaaaaataatataaatatttttaattgtttgaaaagaaaatatgataaGAAATTGTCTTCTTCTGTAGTGAATAATCATGATAAGTCATTATATGAATCATCTTTTTTGAAATGTTATTATCTTCtcgataaatataaaaaatttaataggaaaaagatatatggatatataaataatgtttcTCCTTTTCCTTTGGGAgcagaaaataaaaaaaaaaaaaaatctgaacatatgaataaacgaaatatatatccatgttataattatgatgCTAAAGATATTGTAATATTAGAAGGATTAGAAGCTGTAAGAAAAAGACCAGGTATGTATATTGGGAACACAGATGTGAAAGGATTACAtcaaatattatttgaaattATTGATAATTCAGtagatgaatataataattttgaatgTAATACAATTAAAGTTGTTATTCATAAAGATGATAGTGTAACTATAGAAGATAATGGAAGAGGTATTCCTTGTGATGTTCATGAGAAAACGAAAAAATCTGCCTTAGAAACTGTTCTTACTGTTCTGCATTCAGGAGCGAAATTTTTTGATGACGAAATGGATGATGaagttgataataatatgaacaatacaGGTAATACGAATACCTCCGAAAAAAACAATAGTGATAATGTATCTAATAGTACTAATAAGAGAACAAAAAAGAATTCAAAGGAAAGTTCacagaaatataaatattcatcaGGTTTACATGGAGTTGGTTTATCTGTTGCTAATGCTTTAAGTAGTTTTATGAAAGTAAAAGTttttagaaataataaaatatatagtataGAATTAGAAAAAGGAAACGTTACAAAAGAATTAACCATTACTGATTGCCCAGTTAATAAGAGAGGAACACAAATTCATTATAAACCTGATAGTAGTATTTTTAAAAGTAGTACAAAACATAATAgtgatttaataaaaaatagaatTCATCAATTAgcttatttaaatgaaaagctaaccttttatttttatgacgAAAGAgcagaaaataaaaatagtataTCTATATCAAAAGGAAATAAatcaaatgaaataataaaaaataagaaaaaaaatacttcaattgataatgaaaatgaggataataaaaataatacattaaatgatgatgtatcaaatgaaaatatgtcTGAAAATTTagcaaatgaaaatatacaaatcaCTGATTATAACAATTTAGATTTTTACAAttatgaaattataaaacacGAATATGGACTAAATGAGTATATAggaaatataacaaaaaataaaacaaatttattcaaagataatgataaaattattagTATATCTTGTTAtcataaaaacatatatatcgATTTAAGAATGAAATGGTTAAGTAATcaatataatgaaaacatTATTAGTTTTGTAAATAATGTCAATACTACAGATGGTGGTACACATGTTGATGCTTTAAAATATGCAGTTAGTAGGTGtgttaattataatataaagaaaaatgaaatggCAAAAAATTTTGTTAATATTCCAGGTGAATATATTAGAGAAGGGTTAACAGCTATCTTATCTGTGAAAATGAACAATCCTGAATTTGAAGGACAAACCAAAACTAAACTAGGATCGCATCATTTAAAATCTATATTAGAAAGTgttatatttgaaaaattatCAGAAATTTTTGATTTTGAACCTAATCTATTAAGTagcatatattttaaagcaTTACAAGCCAAATTAAGTGATGAAGAAGCAAAAGCAGCTAGGGATTTAATAAgatcaaaaaataatcaatATTCTTCTACTATTTTACCTGGTAAATTAGTAGATTGTATTAGTGATGATATATCTagaaatgaaatatttattgtaGAAGGAGATAGTGCTGCTGGTAGTGCTAAACAAGCACGTAATAGAGAAATACAAGCTATATTACCTTtgaaaggaaaaatattaaatgttgAAAAAATCAAGAACAATAAAAGAATTTTTGAAAATTCAGAATTAAAATCATTAATTACAGCTATCGGATTAAATgtaaattatgataataagaatttaaaaaataataatattttaggtagcaataaaaaaggaaaaaattttaaaaaaaaatctgatttaaaaaattctaAATTGGAATCTAcgcaaaataataataatacattgaataaaaagaaagatatTTTTGCTGATAATACATTACGATAtggaaaaataattattatgactGATGCAGATGTAGATGGCGAACATATACGTATTTTActtttaacatttttatatagattTCAAAAGGAAATTATTGAAAATGGAAATGTGTATGTAGCGTGTCCACCGCtgtataaaataacatataataaattttatgataACTCAATAAAAGATATTGTTACAAAACAATTTAATGTCACTACAAAACAATCAAAGTTTATTATACATACCTATTCAGATCAAGAATTAAATAACTTATTGAAATTATTAGATAAAGACAAGCTTTCCTCTGGACAAAAAAATGtgcaaaataaaattaaaaataaaaatatgtcgTCAAGTGATGAATCTTTGagtgaaaataatgaacaaaatCAAATTAACGACATTTTTGTGAATGAAGAAAGTTCGACAGATTCATTTATAGATGATAGTGTATTATTTAACGTTtccaaaaaatatgaaatacaAAGATTTAAAGGGTTAGGAGAAATGATGGCAGATCAATTGTGGAATACTACCATGGATCCTACTGTAAGAAAACTTATACGTGTTACTGTAGATGATGCAATAAGGGCTAAcgatttaattttttcactTATGGGGGAGGATTCGAAATTGCGTAAGAATTTTATTCTTGAAAATACAAATTCGTTATCCGagtga
- a CDS encoding hydroxyethylthiazole kinase, putative: MRKYNIFIKRRLFSTLTKINSVKEYHDDIIKCIDKVRVINPLVHCITNRVTTEKVANSLLAFGSSPAMIDNPKEVEEFAKIASCTYFNLGLHTTQVENINLLEKLRKESMKDKFMLIIDPIAVGATTYRTNVIKDIILKCQPNVIKGNIAEIYYLDKGEFLGKGVDSNNNSTHNETDIINSARNVALKYNCAVVVTSKTDYIVSPCSRYVAKINCDLKILTKITGSGCSVGALCAAATSVYPQNPFIACISATLIYKLAAFKAYQKEKYPGSLSHKIIDDIYYYSHNPHFLNFQIVDIYKAA, encoded by the coding sequence atgagaaaatataatatttttataaaacgtCGCTTATTCTCTACTTTAACCAAAATAAATAGCGTTAAGGAATATcatgatgatataataaagtgCATCGATAAAGTTCGGGTTATTAATCCTCTTGTTCATTGTATAACTAATAGAGTAACCACTGAAAAGGTTGCAAACAGTTTATTGGCCTTTGGTTCTTCTCCAGCTATGATTGATAATCCTAAGGAAGTTGAAGAATTTGCTAAAATAGCTTCATGTACTTATTTCAACTTAGGGTTACATACGACGCAggtagaaaatattaatttattagaaaaattaagaaaagaATCTATGAAAGATAAATTTATGTTAATTATAGATCCAATCGCTGTTGGAGCAACAACCTATAGAACTAATGTTATTAaagatataattttaaaatgtcAACCTAATGTCATAAAAGGTAATATTGCtgaaatttattatttagatAAAGGAGAATTTTTAGGAAAGGGTGTcgatagtaataataacagTACTCATAATGAAACAGATATAATTAATAGTGCCAGAAATGTTGCATTAAAATATAACTGTGCTGTAGTAGTTACATCAAAAACAGATTATATTGTTAGTCCATGTTCTCGTTATGTAGCCAAAATTAATTGTGATTTAAAAATTCTCACAAAAATTACTGGGTCAGGTTGTTCTGTTGGTGCCCTCTGTGCAGCAGCTACTTCAGTATATCCTCAAAACCCATTCATAGCATGTATATCTGCTActcttatatataaattagcAGCATTCAAAGCatatcaaaaagaaaaatatccAGGTTCTCTAAGTCATAAAATTATTgatgatatttattattattcacatAATCCTCATTTTCTCAATTTCCAAATCGTAGATATTTATAAAGCGGCATAA
- a CDS encoding ATP-dependent zinc metalloprotease FTSH 1, whose translation MSSKYDNQSFLSTGSDKYGEQENSVLLHDEEDEYINENKKKRNERDKKFRYYENFFNKRRSKKWNYFIIFFLGVCLGFAIWPFFMTIITYRLFYKDNFNNTNYRTNNSSTSLKSYGNDKNKKSDNNGKVTMKDQSPNKVSPHFKPIRFEEIAGIDESKLELLEVVDFIKNREKYHEMGARMPKGVLLVGPPGSGKTMLARAVATEANVPYIYTSGPEFIEIYVGQGAKRIRQLFAHARSVAPSIVFIDEIDAIGGKRSSGSVNGAGQREHDQTLNQLLVEMDGFSNTVHIMVIGATNRIDTLDSALLRPGRFDRIVYVPLPDVNGRKKILEIYIKKIKSDLKLEDIEKIARLTPGFSGADLENVVNEATILATRNNKSLVTINELYEARDKVSMGPERKSLRQSDHQRRITAYHEAGHAIVAYFLQPKTDPIHKATIISRGNALGYVEQIPVDDRHNYFKSQMEAKLAVCMGGRTAEEIVFGKSETSSGASSDISRATEIAYKMVTEWGMSDKLGPLNYKKRMGDGYSSNRLSAQTVSSIEVEVKTLVEKGKSLSEEILRRHRKELDNLAFALLDKETLSGEEIKNIIDPNNSKNYSGKVEMLKNDTKKTGKKSNNTSKNKSTISEDYDKNQNNMEQNYQSHDDTLVKNEGNWNDMKNEIDDNNTRDGQVNSDSTVKRKEMMDKDINGKELSEMENKEMKENKKLDGDELNKIIIDNDKMGDMKKNIKQVIKKMKKKQPKGSYKTQKNILKSISEHKELTTQKKMEENKMVDGNNEKSSNSLDKNNTQGLKDEKDYTNNNINNNHNNNNNNMVKNINDLFEENFPEYKKYDNENNDFVKTKENYFDNFNEVIDVSHITNVDEMKKFNIFEHNLNKLFLFDIFKND comes from the coding sequence atgagtTCGAAATATGACAATCAGAGTTTTCTGTCAACAGGATCAGATAAATATGGTGAACAAGAAAATTCTGTATTATTAcatgatgaagaagatgaatatataaatgagaaTAAAAAGAAGAGAAATGAACGTGATAAGAAATTTCgatattatgaaaatttttttaataaaaggaGAAGTAAAAAGTGGAattatttcataatattttttttaggtGTATGTTTAGGTTTTGCAATATGGCCATTTTTTATGACTATAATAACTTAtagattattttataaagataattttaataatacaaattatCGAACAAATAATTCTTCGACTTCTTTGAAATCATAtggaaatgataaaaataagaagagTGATAACAATGGAAAAGTAACGATGAAAGATCAATCTCCAAATAAAGTATCTCCACATTTTAAGCCTATACGATTTGAAGAGATAGCAGGAATAGATGAATCTAAATTAGAATTATTAGAAGTAGttgattttataaaaaatagagAAAAGTATCATGAAATGGGTGCTAGAATGCCAAAGGGTGTTTTATTAGTTGGTCCTCCTGGTTCAGGAAAAACCATGTTAGCTCGAGCTGTAGCAACTGAAGCTAATGTTCCTTATATTTATACCTCTGGACCAGaatttatagaaatatatgtaGGTCAAGGGGCTAAAAGAATACGACAGTTATTTGCACATGCAAGATCAGTTGCTCCATCTATTGTATTTATTGATGAAATTGATGCAATTGGTGGAAAGAGAAGTTCAGGATCTGTTAATGGTGCTGGGCAAAGAGAACATGATCAAACGTTAAATCAATTATTAGTTGAAATGGATGGATTTAGTAATACTGTACATATTATGGTTATAGGTGCTACAAACAGAATTGATACCTTAGACAGTGCTTTATTAAGACCAGGTAGATTTGATAGAATTGTATATGTACCATTACCTGATGTTAATGGAAGAAAGAAAattttagaaatatatattaaaaaaattaaaagtgaTTTAAAATTAGAagatattgaaaaaatagcTAGATTAACACCTGGTTTTTCAGGTGCAGATTTAGAAAATGTTGTAAATGAGGCTACAATTTTAGCTacaagaaataataaaagtttaGTTACAATtaatgaattatatgaaGCTAGAGATAAAGTTTCTATGGGTCCAGAAAGAAAATCATTAAGACAATCAGATCATCAAAGAAGAATAACAGCTTATCATGAAGCTGGTCATGCTATCGTTGCATATTTTCTTCAACCCAAAACAGATCCAATACATAAGGCTACAATTATTTCAAGAGGTAATGCCCTTGGATATGTTGAACAAATTCCAGTTGATGATAgacataattattttaagaGTCAGATGGAAGCAAAATTAGCTGTTTGTATGGGAGGACGAACAGCTGAAGAAATTGTTTTTGGTAAATCAGAAACTAGTAGTGGTGCTTCAAGTGATATATCGAGAGCTACCGAAATTGCATATAAAATGGTAACGGAATGGGGTATGTCTGATAAATTAGGAccattaaattataaaaaaagaatgggAGATGGTTATTCGTCCAATAGATTATCTGCTCAAACCGTTTCATCTATAGAAGTGGAAGTAAAGACCTTAGttgaaaaaggaaaaagttTATCAGAAGAAATATTAAGAAGACATAGGAAAGAATTAGATAATTTAGCTTTTGCATTATTAGATAAAGAAACCTTATCCGgagaagaaattaaaaatattattgatcCAAATAATTCTAAAAATTATTCAGGTAAAGTAGAaatgttaaaaaatgatacGAAGAAAACTGGAAAAAAGAGTAATAATAcatctaaaaataaaagtaccATTTCTGAGGATTATGacaaaaatcaaaataatatggaaCAAAATTATCAATCACATGACGATACGTTAGTTAAAAATGAGGGAAATTGGAATGATATGAAAAATGAgattgatgataataatacgaGAGATGGTCAAGTAAATTCAGACTCAACtgtaaaaagaaaagaaatgatGGATAAGGATATAAATGGAAAAGAATTAAGTGAGATGGAAAATAAAGAgatgaaagaaaataaaaagttaGATGGTGacgaattaaataaaattattattgataACGACAAAATGGGTGatatgaaaaagaatataaagcaagttattaaaaaaatgaaaaaaaagcaaCCTAAAGGTTCTTAcaaaacacaaaaaaatatattgaaatcTATAAGTGAGCATAAGGAATTGACAACTCAGAAGAAAatggaagaaaataaaatggtGGATGGTAATAATGAGAAGTCATCTAATAGCttggataaaaataatacccAAGGTTTAAAAGATGAAAAGgattatacaaataataatattaataataatcacaataataataataataatatggtaaaaaatataaatgatttatttGAGGAGAATTTTcctgaatataaaaaatatgataatgaaaataatgattttGTAAAAACCAAAGAAAATTACTTTGATAATTTTAATGAAGTAATTGATGTATCTCATATAACAAATGTTGATGAAATGAAAaagtttaatatatttgaacataacttaaataaattattcttatttgacatatttaaaaatgactaa